The proteins below come from a single Chryseobacterium bernardetii genomic window:
- a CDS encoding BrxA/BrxB family bacilliredoxin: MYPTDLVMPMKAELTDKGFQDLTTPAQVEDALKQSGTTLLVINSVCGCAAGAARPGVVYSLTGDKKPDHLTTVFAGYDTEAVVEARKHLAPFPPSSPCVALFKDGELVHMLERHHIEGNPAGAIAANLQAAYDEYC, from the coding sequence ATGTATCCAACAGATTTAGTAATGCCTATGAAGGCTGAACTTACAGATAAAGGTTTCCAGGATTTAACAACCCCTGCTCAGGTAGAAGATGCTTTGAAACAGTCTGGAACCACATTATTGGTTATCAACTCAGTATGTGGCTGTGCTGCAGGTGCTGCAAGACCGGGAGTAGTATACTCTTTAACAGGAGATAAAAAACCAGATCATTTAACAACTGTATTTGCAGGCTATGATACTGAGGCTGTAGTGGAAGCAAGAAAACACCTTGCTCCGTTCCCGCCAAGCTCTCCTTGTGTAGCACTTTTCAAGGATGGAGAATTGGTTCACATGCTGGAAAGACACCACATTGAAGGAAATCCTGCAGGTGCAATTGCTGCCAACCTTCAGGCTGCTTATGATGAGTATTGCTAG
- the ftsZ gene encoding cell division protein FtsZ has translation MENIGSQGFSFDLPKGNSSIIKVIGVGGGGNNALKHMYEKGIHGVDFVICNTDAQTLDNNPVANKVQLGTSITEGLGAGADPEVGEKSAIESIEDIKAAMGQNTKMVFITAGMGGGTGTGAAPVIAKVAKDMGILTVGIVTVPFSFEGKRRLEQAENGLDKLKNNVDSLIVINNDKLRQQFGNLGFKQGFSKADEVLANAAKGMAEVITGYFDVNIDFRDAKSVLQNSGTALMSTGTASGENKAEEAVRKALDSPLLNDNKITGAKNVLLLIRSGAEEVTMDEIGIIMDHIQKEAGNTADIIFGVGADEELGDAVSVLVIATGFSNENKKFAGPTEKIRISLNDNLETPKSSPFKTREERESAPEVTHDFGGKNLFRLDDEDHDTPFNVTSTEKKMIIEEEEIRTEIKFFDKEESAANTPEQGWRNEDGQEEYSLLSIDEEEDPNDLEIQSFSFDFDNKKEEPQSGNVFSNTSSQEKPVEFNFFVNEPVRNEPKTDFGQPKAEFNAPASAVAEPAQKIETFYQKEEPKTETRPAFETKKEIETPKTEESEFTFVNKTIDQERILERRNKLKEFNSRYQSFDSTSEFESIPAFKRKNISIDGTNASEQNINTYMSDNNGSMQIRENRFLNKDVD, from the coding sequence ATGGAAAATATAGGTTCACAAGGATTTTCATTTGACCTACCAAAGGGAAATTCATCCATCATAAAAGTAATCGGTGTAGGAGGCGGAGGAAACAACGCATTAAAACACATGTACGAAAAAGGGATCCACGGGGTTGATTTCGTGATCTGTAATACAGACGCTCAAACCCTGGATAATAACCCTGTTGCCAATAAAGTTCAACTGGGAACTTCTATCACGGAAGGTCTTGGTGCAGGTGCTGATCCTGAAGTAGGAGAAAAATCTGCTATTGAAAGTATTGAAGATATCAAAGCCGCTATGGGCCAGAACACGAAAATGGTGTTTATCACTGCCGGAATGGGTGGTGGTACAGGTACCGGAGCCGCTCCTGTAATTGCTAAAGTAGCAAAAGACATGGGAATCTTAACCGTAGGTATTGTTACCGTGCCTTTCAGCTTTGAAGGAAAAAGAAGACTGGAACAGGCCGAAAACGGACTTGATAAATTAAAAAATAACGTTGACTCACTTATCGTAATCAACAATGATAAGCTGAGACAGCAATTCGGAAACCTTGGGTTTAAACAGGGATTCTCCAAAGCTGATGAAGTATTAGCCAATGCCGCTAAAGGAATGGCAGAAGTTATTACAGGTTACTTTGATGTAAACATTGACTTTAGAGATGCTAAATCTGTACTTCAGAACTCAGGAACAGCTCTAATGTCTACAGGTACTGCTTCAGGTGAAAATAAAGCTGAAGAAGCGGTAAGGAAAGCATTAGACTCACCACTATTGAATGACAACAAAATTACAGGTGCTAAAAACGTACTATTGTTGATCAGAAGCGGTGCGGAAGAAGTTACCATGGACGAAATCGGTATCATCATGGATCACATCCAGAAAGAAGCAGGAAATACAGCAGATATCATTTTCGGGGTGGGTGCTGATGAGGAATTAGGAGATGCCGTAAGCGTACTTGTTATTGCTACAGGATTCTCTAATGAGAATAAGAAATTTGCAGGTCCTACTGAAAAGATCAGAATCAGCCTTAATGATAATTTAGAAACCCCAAAATCCTCTCCTTTTAAAACAAGAGAAGAAAGAGAGTCTGCACCTGAAGTAACACATGATTTCGGTGGAAAAAACCTTTTCAGATTGGATGATGAAGACCACGATACTCCATTCAATGTGACTTCTACCGAAAAAAAAATGATTATTGAAGAAGAGGAAATCAGAACAGAAATAAAATTCTTTGATAAAGAAGAAAGTGCTGCAAACACTCCTGAACAGGGATGGAGAAACGAAGACGGACAGGAAGAATACAGCTTGCTTTCTATTGATGAAGAAGAAGATCCTAATGACTTGGAAATTCAGTCTTTTTCGTTTGATTTTGACAATAAAAAAGAAGAGCCTCAATCTGGAAACGTATTCAGCAACACCTCCTCACAGGAGAAACCGGTTGAATTCAATTTCTTTGTGAATGAACCTGTCAGAAATGAGCCTAAGACAGATTTCGGACAGCCAAAAGCAGAATTTAATGCTCCGGCAAGCGCCGTAGCAGAACCAGCGCAGAAGATCGAAACCTTCTATCAGAAAGAAGAGCCAAAAACAGAAACAAGACCTGCTTTTGAAACAAAAAAAGAAATTGAAACTCCAAAAACTGAAGAATCAGAATTCACTTTCGTAAACAAAACAATTGATCAGGAAAGAATATTGGAAAGAAGAAATAAATTAAAAGAATTCAATTCCCGTTATCAAAGCTTTGACAGCACGAGTGAATTCGAATCTATTCCTGCTTTCAAGAGAAAAAATATCTCTATTGACGGAACCAATGCATCAGAACAGAACATTAACACGTATATGTCTGACAACAACGGTTCTATGCAGATCAGAGAAAACAGATTTTTAAATAAAGATGTAGACTAA
- a CDS encoding endonuclease/exonuclease/phosphatase family protein produces the protein MKSNQILLFIHITVAVLLLCTLGNAWVPPNILGNLNLLSLGFPYLISAHILLTLVWIFKKNKIAIAFALGTLLFYNPIRRWVNFSPKTDKVKTIRDIKVLTFNVKYGDYGWDKVKNYIKEQDPDIILVQEKDTNRALRQDLVKYPSVILKTKHKILRQAEIIEDKSRGNSFYADVDINGKIIRIVNVYLEPFRLQKTMFTKLDAMGIGNLSTLLSHMIPTFQAHEDQIKKIRKAIDFSPYPVIVAGDFNSVPNSYEYYSLGKDLQDAFLTAGKGSASSFHDYKIPLRIDYIFSSKSIIPLSYKVDQSVKLSDHYPVIAEFLLN, from the coding sequence ATGAAGTCGAATCAGATATTACTATTTATACATATCACTGTTGCTGTTTTACTGCTGTGCACATTGGGGAATGCATGGGTTCCGCCTAATATTTTGGGGAATCTTAATTTACTTTCTCTTGGTTTCCCCTATCTGATATCTGCGCACATTCTTCTTACTTTGGTATGGATTTTCAAAAAAAACAAAATTGCTATTGCTTTTGCACTCGGAACATTGCTTTTTTATAACCCGATCAGGAGATGGGTTAATTTTTCTCCTAAAACAGATAAAGTAAAAACAATACGGGATATCAAAGTGCTTACTTTCAATGTAAAATATGGTGATTACGGATGGGATAAGGTCAAAAACTATATCAAAGAACAGGATCCCGATATTATTCTCGTACAGGAAAAAGATACTAACCGTGCTTTAAGACAGGATCTGGTAAAATATCCTTCAGTCATTTTAAAAACAAAGCATAAAATCTTAAGACAGGCAGAAATTATAGAAGACAAGTCAAGAGGGAATTCTTTCTATGCGGATGTGGACATTAATGGAAAAATCATCAGAATTGTAAATGTTTACCTGGAACCTTTCCGGCTTCAGAAAACAATGTTTACCAAGCTGGATGCCATGGGAATAGGCAACTTATCTACGCTTCTTTCCCACATGATTCCTACTTTCCAGGCTCATGAGGATCAGATTAAAAAAATCAGGAAAGCCATTGATTTTTCTCCTTATCCTGTTATTGTAGCCGGAGATTTTAATTCTGTTCCCAATTCATATGAATATTATAGCTTGGGAAAAGACCTCCAGGATGCTTTTTTAACGGCAGGAAAGGGAAGTGCTTCCAGTTTTCATGATTATAAAATTCCTTTGAGAATTGATTATATCTTCAGCTCAAAATCAATCATTCCGCTAAGTTATAAAGTAGATCAGTCTGTGAAATTATCGGATCACTATCCTGTAATTGCAGAATTTCTGCTAAATTAG
- a CDS encoding GatB/YqeY domain-containing protein, with the protein MSLENTISEAIKTAMREKDRIALDSLRAVKSQILLLQTEARGAEVSAEQEIAILQRMIKQRKDSAEQFTAQGRQDLAEVEEAQMKVIEKFLPKQLSAEELETEIKKIISETGAESIKDLGKVMGAASKALAGKSDGKSISEMAKKLLS; encoded by the coding sequence ATGAGTTTAGAAAATACAATAAGTGAAGCCATAAAAACAGCGATGAGAGAGAAAGACAGGATTGCCCTGGATTCCCTTCGTGCTGTAAAATCTCAGATCCTTCTTTTGCAGACAGAAGCCAGAGGTGCCGAAGTTTCTGCAGAGCAGGAAATTGCCATTCTTCAGAGAATGATTAAGCAGCGTAAAGATTCTGCTGAGCAGTTTACAGCTCAGGGAAGACAGGATCTTGCCGAAGTAGAAGAAGCACAAATGAAGGTAATTGAAAAGTTTTTACCCAAACAGCTTTCTGCAGAAGAACTGGAAACAGAAATTAAAAAGATAATTTCAGAAACCGGAGCTGAATCTATTAAAGATTTAGGTAAGGTAATGGGAGCTGCTTCAAAAGCATTAGCCGGTAAATCAGATGGAAAAAGCATTTCTGAGATGGCTAAAAAGCTTCTTTCATAA
- the ftsA gene encoding cell division protein FtsA codes for MENQEYSVGLDIGTTKIVAIVGRRNAHGKIEVLGVGKAKSLGVHKGIVNNISQTINSIKAAVSEAQSSAGVPIRKVTVGIAGKHIRSLQHSDYIMREHPDKFITDDDIEALKDQVKKLVMLPGEEIIHVLPQEYKVDSEGEIQEPVGMHGKRLEANFHVVVGQMGSIRNIARCVREAGLEMEALTLEPLASSEAVLTKEEKEAGVAIVDIGGGTTDIAIFKDNIIRHTCVIPYGGGIITEDIKEGCSIIEKHAEQLKVKFGSAVPELEKDSTFVTIPGLHGRPDKEISLKTLAQIINARVEEVLEMVNTELKAYGAFEQKKKLIAGIVLTGGGSNLKHLRQLANYTTGFDSRIGFANEYIANDKNQYLKGPEFATSIGLLMESLKIRDKKQTVEDIEEAVKEQTKPEAAPVKSETVQPIQQTSAPVQEQPAADERQENRKAKLTFGQSLMEKVKKFFEEVE; via the coding sequence ATGGAAAATCAAGAGTATTCAGTAGGTCTGGACATCGGGACAACAAAGATAGTCGCGATTGTCGGAAGAAGGAATGCACACGGGAAAATAGAAGTTCTCGGTGTAGGAAAAGCTAAAAGTCTTGGTGTTCATAAAGGGATTGTGAATAATATTTCACAAACTATTAATTCAATCAAGGCTGCAGTATCCGAAGCACAATCCAGTGCCGGGGTTCCTATCCGCAAAGTTACGGTAGGTATTGCAGGAAAACACATCCGTTCTCTGCAGCACTCTGATTATATTATGCGTGAACATCCGGATAAATTCATCACAGATGATGACATTGAAGCATTAAAAGATCAGGTCAAGAAACTGGTAATGCTTCCTGGAGAAGAAATTATCCATGTACTTCCACAAGAATATAAAGTGGATTCCGAAGGGGAAATTCAGGAACCTGTAGGAATGCACGGAAAACGTTTAGAAGCCAACTTCCATGTTGTAGTAGGGCAAATGGGAAGCATCCGAAATATTGCAAGATGCGTTCGCGAAGCCGGATTAGAAATGGAGGCCCTTACTTTAGAGCCACTAGCCTCTTCAGAAGCTGTTCTTACCAAAGAAGAGAAAGAAGCCGGAGTAGCTATTGTAGACATTGGCGGCGGTACCACAGATATTGCGATCTTCAAAGATAATATCATCCGTCATACCTGCGTGATCCCTTACGGAGGCGGTATTATTACGGAAGATATCAAAGAAGGATGCTCCATTATTGAAAAACATGCCGAACAATTAAAAGTAAAATTCGGTTCAGCTGTTCCAGAATTGGAAAAAGACAGTACTTTTGTAACAATTCCCGGACTTCATGGGCGGCCAGATAAGGAAATCTCTTTAAAAACCCTTGCTCAGATCATCAATGCAAGAGTAGAAGAAGTCCTGGAAATGGTTAATACCGAGCTTAAAGCTTACGGAGCCTTTGAACAGAAGAAAAAACTGATTGCCGGAATCGTTCTTACGGGTGGTGGATCAAATCTTAAGCACCTTAGACAGCTGGCGAACTATACCACAGGTTTTGACAGCAGAATCGGTTTTGCAAATGAATATATCGCCAACGATAAAAATCAGTACCTGAAAGGCCCTGAATTTGCTACGTCTATTGGATTACTGATGGAGAGTTTGAAGATCAGGGATAAGAAACAGACTGTTGAAGATATAGAAGAAGCTGTAAAAGAGCAAACTAAGCCTGAAGCAGCTCCTGTAAAGTCAGAAACTGTACAACCTATTCAGCAGACTTCAGCTCCGGTTCAGGAACAGCCGGCTGCAGATGAAAGACAGGAAAACAGAAAAGCTAAACTGACTTTCGGGCAGTCGCTTATGGAAAAAGTAAAAAAATTCTTTGAAGAAGTAGAGTAA
- the murC gene encoding UDP-N-acetylmuramate--L-alanine ligase, whose product MKNLETYQNFYFVGIGGIGMSALARYFHASGKKVLGYDKTNTKLTQNLMKEGIDIVFEDLIDERITALQKEDTLVIYTPAIKTLGILDYFNQSQFEVLKRAKVLGLITENTDCIAVAGTHGKTTTSTLISHLCKEADLPFSCFLGGISENFKSNFLYNGSRYSVVEADEYDRSFLNLSPDWAVVTSTDADHLDIYGDKSHIEEGFRQFAALVPEDQQLFVRKGVEIGRGHQTYAVNEKADYYSDNLRMDHDKIYFDFHTPTETIKDFVWEIPGIHNVENATVALAILHNLGADFDTLKKAITNFKGIKRRYTKHIYENGKIYIDDYAHHPTEINAVMDSIKTFYPDKKLLVVFQPHLFSRTRDFADGFAESLSNADELILLDIYPARELQENFEGITSGWLLEKVTLDKKEVSTLSDAFEKIKEKDFDILLTVGAGNIDTLYDPICEWMNKL is encoded by the coding sequence ATGAAGAATTTAGAAACATATCAAAACTTTTACTTCGTTGGAATCGGAGGTATAGGAATGAGTGCCCTGGCACGCTACTTCCATGCGTCCGGAAAAAAAGTATTGGGCTACGATAAAACCAACACCAAACTTACCCAGAATCTGATGAAAGAAGGAATCGATATTGTTTTTGAAGACCTCATTGACGAAAGAATTACCGCTCTCCAAAAAGAAGATACATTGGTAATCTACACTCCAGCTATCAAAACACTGGGTATTTTAGATTACTTCAACCAGAGTCAGTTTGAAGTTTTGAAACGTGCTAAAGTTTTAGGATTAATCACAGAAAATACAGACTGTATTGCAGTAGCGGGAACTCATGGTAAAACAACCACGTCTACTTTGATCTCTCATTTGTGCAAAGAAGCAGATTTACCTTTCTCATGCTTTTTAGGAGGGATCTCAGAGAACTTTAAATCAAACTTCCTGTATAACGGGTCTAGATATTCCGTGGTAGAAGCAGATGAATATGACAGAAGCTTCCTGAACCTTTCACCAGATTGGGCAGTAGTTACTTCAACTGATGCGGACCACCTGGATATTTATGGAGACAAAAGCCATATTGAAGAAGGTTTCAGACAGTTTGCAGCCTTAGTTCCTGAAGACCAACAGCTATTTGTAAGAAAAGGTGTTGAAATAGGAAGAGGACACCAAACCTATGCAGTGAATGAAAAAGCCGACTATTACTCAGATAATCTGAGAATGGACCACGATAAGATCTATTTTGATTTCCATACTCCAACAGAAACCATCAAGGATTTTGTTTGGGAGATCCCGGGAATCCATAATGTGGAAAATGCTACCGTAGCATTGGCAATTCTACACAATTTAGGCGCAGATTTTGATACGCTGAAAAAAGCAATTACCAATTTTAAAGGAATTAAGAGAAGATATACCAAACATATTTACGAAAACGGTAAAATTTATATTGACGATTACGCTCACCATCCAACAGAAATTAATGCGGTAATGGACTCTATCAAAACATTTTATCCCGATAAAAAATTACTGGTAGTTTTCCAGCCTCACCTGTTTAGCAGAACAAGAGATTTTGCAGACGGATTTGCAGAAAGCCTGAGCAATGCAGATGAATTGATCCTGTTGGATATTTATCCGGCAAGAGAACTTCAGGAGAACTTTGAAGGAATTACTTCAGGCTGGTTACTGGAAAAAGTAACATTAGATAAAAAAGAAGTATCCACGTTATCCGATGCTTTTGAAAAAATAAAAGAAAAAGACTTTGATATCCTTCTCACCGTGGGAGCCGGAAATATAGATACCCTATACGACCCTATCTGTGAATGGATGAATAAATTGTAA
- a CDS encoding GH3 auxin-responsive promoter family protein produces MATKALFNTVVNWFIRQRIDQIQNFMDHPIETQKGILFSQLFHAEDTEYGKLHGFNSISSYQDFKNKVPIVTYEEMEPYIEKARQGQKDISWPGLIKHFAKSSGTTNAKSKFIPISAESLEYCHMKAGKDMVSIYANNHPENQLFNYKNLRLGGSSELYADFNTKFGDLSAILIDNLPFWVEITTTPSKKVSLMGEWESKLKAITSEVKNEDVGSILGVPSWMMVLLQKVLNETNVENISELWPNLEVFFHGGISFKPYREQYRKIIGKSINYYEIYNASEGFFGIQDRSNSDEMLLMLDYGIFYEFIPMDQFHFSNPKVVSLEDVEIGKNYAMVITTNGGLWRYLIGDTVIFTSINPFRIKITGRTKHYINAFGEELMITNVESALSKACELTGAQITDFTGAPVFMKENESGAHEWIFEFSQHPDNLENFIDAFDQHLKKINSDYEAKRYNNITLRRPIVHIAKENLFYHWLESKGKLGGQNKVPRLSNDREYLDPLLELNK; encoded by the coding sequence ATGGCAACCAAAGCACTTTTTAATACTGTAGTCAACTGGTTCATCCGCCAAAGGATAGACCAGATTCAGAATTTTATGGATCATCCTATTGAGACTCAGAAGGGTATACTATTTTCCCAGCTGTTTCATGCGGAAGATACAGAATATGGTAAACTGCACGGATTCAACTCCATTTCAAGCTATCAGGACTTTAAGAATAAAGTTCCTATTGTTACCTACGAAGAAATGGAGCCTTATATTGAAAAAGCAAGACAGGGACAAAAAGATATAAGCTGGCCGGGACTCATTAAGCATTTTGCTAAATCTTCCGGAACAACGAATGCTAAAAGCAAATTCATCCCTATTTCTGCAGAAAGCCTTGAATACTGCCACATGAAGGCAGGAAAGGACATGGTTTCCATCTACGCAAACAATCATCCTGAAAATCAGCTTTTTAATTACAAAAACTTACGTTTAGGCGGAAGTTCTGAGCTATATGCAGATTTTAACACGAAGTTTGGAGACTTATCCGCTATCTTAATTGATAATCTTCCGTTTTGGGTAGAAATTACCACCACCCCCAGCAAGAAGGTTTCTTTAATGGGCGAATGGGAGAGCAAGCTTAAAGCTATTACTTCAGAAGTAAAAAATGAAGATGTAGGAAGCATCCTTGGAGTTCCAAGCTGGATGATGGTTCTTCTGCAGAAAGTATTGAATGAGACCAATGTTGAGAATATTTCAGAACTATGGCCTAATCTGGAGGTGTTTTTTCACGGTGGAATCAGTTTTAAGCCCTACAGAGAACAATACCGTAAGATCATCGGAAAAAGCATCAATTACTACGAAATTTACAATGCTTCGGAAGGCTTCTTCGGAATACAGGACAGATCCAACAGTGATGAAATGCTTCTGATGCTTGATTATGGTATATTCTATGAGTTTATTCCAATGGATCAGTTCCATTTTTCAAATCCTAAAGTGGTAAGCCTTGAAGACGTGGAGATCGGGAAAAACTATGCTATGGTTATCACTACCAATGGTGGGCTATGGAGATACCTTATTGGCGATACGGTAATATTTACATCTATCAATCCTTTCAGGATAAAGATAACGGGAAGAACAAAGCATTATATCAATGCTTTTGGAGAAGAATTAATGATTACCAATGTAGAATCTGCTTTATCTAAGGCCTGTGAGCTCACCGGCGCTCAGATTACAGATTTTACCGGCGCTCCGGTATTTATGAAAGAGAATGAAAGCGGTGCCCATGAGTGGATCTTTGAATTCAGCCAGCATCCTGATAATCTGGAGAATTTTATTGATGCTTTTGATCAGCATTTAAAGAAAATCAATTCGGATTATGAAGCAAAAAGATACAATAATATCACACTTAGAAGACCAATCGTTCATATTGCTAAAGAAAACCTTTTTTATCATTGGCTGGAGTCTAAAGGAAAGCTTGGCGGCCAGAATAAGGTACCTAGATTAAGCAATGACCGGGAATATTTAGATCCGCTGTTAGAACTTAATAAATAG
- the murG gene encoding undecaprenyldiphospho-muramoylpentapeptide beta-N-acetylglucosaminyltransferase, whose amino-acid sequence MSKKLKVLLSGGGTGGHIFPAIAIADEIKKRFPDAEFLFIGANGKMEMEKVPQAGYKIEGIDIAGIDRGNLLSNLGLPFKIIKSLSRSKAIIKEFKPDVAIGTGGFASGPALYEATKLGVPVFIQEQNSHAGVTNKILSKAAKAIFTAYPKVAGFPVEKIKFLGNPIRSTIISGMRETAQAKQKMGLNKDKLTILSVGGSLGSRTLNNAWKSHLKQIADKDYQLIWQTGKLDYKDIIEETKNSDTRNIQIREFIKDMELAYSAADIIVSRAGAIAISELAVAQKPVLLVPFPFAAEDHQTKNAMNLVEKNAARMVKDSEMQEKFWNTLSEICENENVRKEMSYNLKYFAKPDAAKEIVDEIFKVINR is encoded by the coding sequence ATGAGCAAAAAACTAAAAGTACTACTATCAGGCGGAGGAACAGGGGGACACATCTTCCCGGCAATCGCCATCGCAGACGAAATCAAAAAAAGATTTCCTGATGCAGAATTTTTGTTCATTGGAGCCAACGGAAAAATGGAAATGGAAAAAGTTCCACAAGCCGGTTATAAAATTGAAGGAATTGATATCGCAGGAATTGACAGAGGTAATTTATTATCCAACCTGGGACTTCCTTTCAAGATTATAAAAAGTTTGAGCAGATCGAAAGCGATCATTAAAGAATTCAAACCTGATGTTGCTATCGGAACAGGAGGCTTTGCAAGCGGCCCTGCTTTATATGAAGCAACCAAATTGGGCGTACCGGTTTTTATTCAGGAACAGAACTCTCATGCAGGAGTAACCAATAAGATATTAAGTAAAGCAGCCAAAGCTATATTTACTGCCTATCCAAAAGTAGCAGGATTCCCCGTAGAAAAGATAAAATTTCTTGGAAACCCTATTCGGTCCACGATTATTTCGGGAATGCGGGAAACAGCTCAGGCAAAGCAAAAAATGGGATTAAACAAAGACAAACTTACCATTTTATCGGTAGGCGGATCTTTAGGCTCCAGAACATTAAACAATGCATGGAAATCTCATCTAAAACAAATTGCAGACAAAGACTATCAGCTGATCTGGCAGACAGGTAAGCTTGATTATAAGGATATTATTGAAGAAACGAAAAATAGTGATACCAGAAATATTCAGATCCGTGAATTTATCAAAGACATGGAGCTGGCTTATTCCGCAGCAGATATCATCGTTTCAAGAGCCGGAGCCATTGCCATTTCAGAGCTGGCAGTAGCCCAGAAACCAGTATTGTTGGTCCCTTTCCCTTTTGCAGCAGAAGACCATCAAACCAAAAACGCCATGAATCTGGTTGAAAAAAATGCAGCCAGAATGGTAAAAGACTCTGAAATGCAGGAAAAATTCTGGAATACATTATCAGAAATCTGCGAAAATGAAAATGTGAGAAAAGAAATGTCCTACAATCTGAAATACTTTGCAAAGCCAGATGCCGCAAAAGAGATTGTAGATGAGATATTTAAAGTGATTAATAGATAA
- a CDS encoding cell division protein FtsQ/DivIB, whose protein sequence is MKNKYRILKIVITVIILGLLLSFSLKRFSGQKITDNKISVKMNEKTPVYFVDEKDIREIVKKENPSGKVGDLNIPALEKKINSLPAVDSANVYLNLNGKLNLDIKQRVPVFRLNKEGKDFYVDEKGVEFPISRTYSHPCMLVTGNVQPDEYEKLAELVGKIDKDDFSKKFFIGISKSKDSYNLLTSEGNYRVEIGDLENIDFKVKGFKTFVEKYLVYQDPQKYSMVSVKYQNQIVTTLNPHFKENDSILKAGKLEMAKAPALTAAAKKADAKPKIAEVKKTSSTPAKPKESTKPKTQAKETKKTEKKTTAPVQSKPKPKSKVKIE, encoded by the coding sequence ATGAAAAATAAATACAGAATATTAAAAATTGTTATCACGGTAATCATCCTTGGGTTGTTACTGAGTTTCTCCTTGAAGAGATTCAGCGGCCAGAAGATTACAGATAATAAGATTTCTGTAAAAATGAATGAGAAAACTCCTGTTTACTTTGTAGATGAAAAAGACATCAGAGAGATTGTAAAAAAGGAGAATCCATCAGGAAAAGTAGGCGATCTGAACATTCCGGCGTTGGAAAAAAAGATCAATTCTCTTCCGGCTGTTGACAGTGCCAATGTCTATCTGAACCTAAATGGAAAACTCAACCTGGACATTAAACAGAGAGTCCCGGTTTTCAGGCTTAATAAAGAAGGGAAAGACTTTTATGTGGATGAAAAAGGAGTTGAATTCCCTATTTCAAGAACCTATTCACATCCATGTATGTTGGTTACAGGAAATGTACAGCCTGATGAATATGAAAAGCTGGCAGAGCTTGTTGGAAAAATTGATAAAGACGACTTCAGTAAGAAATTCTTCATTGGTATTTCAAAAAGCAAAGACAGCTACAATCTTCTGACCAGCGAAGGAAACTACAGAGTAGAGATCGGGGACCTGGAGAATATTGATTTTAAAGTAAAAGGATTTAAAACCTTTGTGGAAAAATACCTGGTGTATCAGGATCCCCAAAAATACAGCATGGTTTCTGTAAAATACCAAAATCAGATTGTAACCACTCTAAATCCACACTTTAAGGAAAACGACAGTATCCTGAAGGCTGGTAAATTAGAAATGGCAAAAGCACCAGCACTTACGGCTGCTGCTAAAAAGGCGGATGCCAAACCAAAGATTGCAGAAGTAAAAAAAACAAGCTCAACCCCGGCAAAACCGAAAGAGAGTACCAAACCTAAAACACAGGCAAAAGAAACAAAGAAAACAGAGAAAAAAACAACGGCCCCGGTACAGTCCAAACCAAAGCCGAAATCAAAGGTGAAAATAGAATAA